The following proteins are encoded in a genomic region of Paenibacillus sp. FSL R7-0273:
- a CDS encoding YlbF family regulator — MNVIDKAHELARAIKESTEFSDISSAMKVIEADPESKQMLDNFRQNQIELQQRMMNGEMPPQEEMEKMEKLFEVLNLNLGIRRLFDAERRLSVVIEDVNKIITDSLSQMYGGQ; from the coding sequence ATGAACGTAATCGACAAGGCCCATGAGCTGGCCAGAGCCATTAAAGAAAGCACGGAATTCTCCGATATCAGCAGCGCCATGAAGGTGATTGAAGCCGATCCGGAAAGCAAGCAGATGCTGGACAATTTCCGCCAGAACCAGATTGAGCTGCAGCAGCGGATGATGAACGGGGAAATGCCTCCACAGGAGGAAATGGAAAAGATGGAGAAGCTGTTCGAGGTGCTGAACCTGAATCTCGGCATCCGCCGGCTGTTCGACGCTGAGCGCCGCCTCAGTGTTGTCATTGAAGATGTGAACAAGATCATTACGGACAGCCTGTCGCAGATGTACGGCGGACAATAA
- a CDS encoding YheC/YheD family endospore coat-associated protein: MNTRSPDSGKPVIAILTTSDRLKQFRGNRNNFRDIIRTGKEMGYLVYVVTVRDLKFEEQTVNGFIPSPSGKIWYNAPMPLPQVIYNRIPNRDEEEKAPVARKIAECLEHESILMYNPGFFNKWNLFEWLKESKATVRHVPKTRRLRSASTLVAMLKNHDSLYLKPENGKAGKGIMRIKYAAEASLPFRLQIQGGKKNITYKAASIDRLWTRIKREKGISQYIVQQAIGLATHRGRPFDLRVLLQKNGRGAWAVTGIGARLAGVRSITTHVPRGGSIEEPAAMLEGTFGTERAAVILKNVPTTALLIARQIERASGAMLGEMSMDLGVDEEGGLWFFEANSRPMKFDEPAIRKLSLERIFHYSQHLARQGK; the protein is encoded by the coding sequence GTGAATACCCGCTCCCCTGACTCCGGTAAACCGGTAATTGCTATACTGACAACCAGCGACAGGCTGAAGCAGTTCCGCGGCAACCGGAACAACTTCCGCGACATCATCCGCACCGGCAAGGAAATGGGCTATCTCGTCTATGTCGTCACCGTCCGCGACCTGAAGTTTGAGGAGCAGACGGTGAACGGCTTCATCCCTTCGCCCAGCGGTAAAATCTGGTATAACGCTCCGATGCCCCTGCCGCAGGTCATCTACAACCGGATTCCGAACCGGGATGAGGAGGAGAAGGCTCCGGTCGCCCGCAAAATAGCCGAATGCCTGGAGCACGAATCCATCCTGATGTATAACCCCGGGTTTTTCAACAAATGGAATCTGTTTGAATGGCTGAAGGAATCGAAGGCCACTGTCCGGCATGTGCCCAAAACAAGACGCCTGCGCAGTGCCTCCACGCTCGTTGCAATGCTGAAAAATCATGACAGCCTCTACCTCAAGCCGGAAAACGGCAAGGCCGGCAAAGGCATCATGCGGATTAAATACGCGGCAGAGGCCAGCCTCCCCTTCCGGCTGCAGATCCAGGGCGGCAAAAAAAATATAACCTACAAGGCGGCCTCCATCGACCGGCTGTGGACCCGGATCAAACGGGAAAAGGGGATCTCCCAGTACATCGTCCAGCAGGCCATCGGGCTGGCTACCCACCGCGGCCGCCCCTTTGATCTGCGGGTGCTGCTGCAGAAGAACGGCCGCGGCGCCTGGGCGGTGACCGGAATCGGCGCCCGGCTGGCCGGTGTCCGCAGCATTACCACCCATGTGCCCAGAGGGGGCAGCATAGAGGAGCCTGCGGCCATGCTGGAGGGAACCTTCGGCACGGAGCGGGCTGCCGTCATCCTGAAGAACGTCCCTACCACCGCCTTGCTGATTGCCCGCCAGATTGAGCGGGCTTCGGGCGCCATGCTCGGTGAAATGTCGATGGATCTCGGCGTCGACGAGGAAGGCGGCCTCTGGTTCTTCGAGGCCAATTCACGCCCGATGAAATTTGATGAGCCGGCCATCCGCAAGCTGTCGCTGGAGCGCATCTTCCATTACAGCCAGCATCTCGCCCGGCAGGGTAAGTAG
- a CDS encoding N-acetyltransferase, which produces MQITSIYDSNPDRWKARIAGLLDFLREHGDRRITLRGCRLLARLTPEQLAVPGVSLLVATVRGQSGRQLAGISFVSGYGKEACLVAVHPLYRGRHTGTALLSAQLQRLGRLECQVASDNPASLKMCFNSGLAAVDLISGPTGKPTLLLQSLAGRSAVTLPQEGELLCQNPS; this is translated from the coding sequence ATGCAGATTACTTCTATATATGACAGCAATCCTGACCGCTGGAAAGCAAGGATCGCGGGGCTGCTTGATTTCCTCCGGGAGCACGGAGACCGGCGGATCACACTGCGCGGCTGCCGCCTGCTGGCCCGGCTGACGCCGGAGCAGCTTGCGGTTCCCGGCGTTTCTCTCCTTGTCGCTACAGTCCGCGGGCAGAGCGGCCGGCAGCTGGCCGGCATCAGCTTTGTCTCCGGCTACGGTAAGGAAGCCTGCCTGGTTGCCGTTCACCCCTTATACCGGGGCCGCCATACCGGTACAGCGCTGCTGTCAGCCCAGCTGCAGCGCCTTGGCCGGCTGGAATGCCAGGTGGCCTCTGATAATCCGGCCAGCCTCAAGATGTGCTTCAACAGCGGGCTGGCCGCCGTTGACCTGATAAGCGGCCCGACAGGCAAGCCCACGCTGCTGCTGCAGTCTCTAGCCGGCCGCAGCGCGGTAACTCTCCCACAAGAAGGTGAACTCCTGTGCCAGAACCCGTCTTAG
- a CDS encoding YheC/YheD family endospore coat-associated protein: MTETAQGFLGIMTGRRQGNPPIAEPEFCSQLSAAAPLFDLKVLVFHPEDVADNGSSITGYTWSGGHWQQTVAPPPDILYNRCLYSSPQEKKAAAAALSALSRTVPWSRGLPDKWRVYELLRRSPAVASLLPETRLYTGPDGLGSMLAEREYGVFLKPKAGSHGKRTLHARLLGGKEGGGLSIRGRDRNNGAFRLHFRTLDQGLSWIHRFTGSRRYIMQPYLHLTSSRNQPFDVRVLMQKNGRGAWTLTGMAVRLGGCGSLTSNLHGGGTAVAVLPFLLAEYGATGAELHEELAAAAAVLPPLLEETCGRLGELGLDFGIDAGGRIYLLEANSKPGRSVFRLTGDRRAAKLAAENPLRYARHLLLHSPAGRRNSSYNTLRYRQENEINGS, translated from the coding sequence ATGACAGAGACAGCACAGGGCTTCCTCGGAATAATGACCGGCCGCCGCCAGGGGAATCCGCCGATTGCAGAGCCGGAATTCTGCAGCCAGCTTAGCGCTGCGGCCCCGCTGTTTGATCTGAAGGTGCTTGTATTCCACCCGGAGGATGTTGCTGATAACGGCAGCTCCATAACAGGCTATACCTGGAGCGGGGGCCACTGGCAGCAGACGGTGGCGCCTCCGCCTGATATCCTGTACAACCGCTGTTTGTATTCGAGCCCGCAGGAGAAAAAAGCGGCTGCCGCCGCACTCTCCGCACTATCCCGCACCGTTCCCTGGTCAAGGGGGCTGCCTGATAAATGGAGGGTGTATGAGCTTCTCCGGCGCAGCCCAGCCGTGGCATCACTGCTTCCGGAGACGAGACTCTACACCGGTCCGGACGGCCTCGGCTCCATGCTGGCTGAACGGGAATATGGCGTTTTTTTGAAGCCCAAGGCAGGCTCTCACGGCAAGCGGACCCTGCATGCCAGGCTGCTGGGCGGCAAGGAAGGCGGCGGACTAAGCATCCGCGGACGGGACCGGAACAACGGGGCGTTCCGCCTTCACTTCAGAACGCTTGACCAGGGCCTCAGCTGGATTCACCGGTTCACCGGGTCCCGCCGCTACATCATGCAGCCCTACCTGCATCTGACCAGCAGCCGGAATCAGCCCTTTGATGTGCGGGTGCTGATGCAGAAGAACGGCCGCGGTGCATGGACACTGACCGGCATGGCTGTACGGCTCGGCGGCTGCGGGAGCCTGACCTCCAACCTGCACGGCGGAGGCACGGCCGTTGCCGTGTTGCCCTTTCTGCTTGCAGAGTATGGAGCAACCGGAGCTGAGCTCCATGAAGAGCTGGCCGCTGCAGCAGCCGTCCTCCCTCCGCTGCTGGAGGAAACCTGCGGAAGGCTCGGAGAGCTGGGACTCGATTTCGGGATCGATGCCGGAGGCAGAATCTATCTGCTGGAGGCCAATTCAAAGCCGGGGCGCTCCGTGTTCCGGCTGACGGGCGACAGGCGGGCTGCTAAGCTCGCAGCCGAGAACCCGCTGCGTTATGCGCGTCACCTGCTGCTGCACTCGCCGGCAGGCCGCAGAAACAGCAGCTATAATACGCTCCGCTACAGACAGGAGAATGAAATCAATGGTTCCTAA
- a CDS encoding YheC/YheD family endospore coat-associated protein, whose protein sequence is MSKFKIPVQTVHSGILQENAIMLGDKSMKRLKIPAHGVIQLSFGSFRQEVTVIPVPKADSLRVSEGLARRLGWRGRPSLNATYSTGSRTLRLGPLIGVLVSRDHPDQPDRVFGQITMFCRELTNACQAQGAYVYFFTPEALETRSSSIQGWVYDEGWRKLSLPVADVINNRLTTRKVENKPSVQHFLADVKSRYGTHFFNEKFLDKTEVFEALAQDAALQRYLPESHAFNGFAVLKKMCNSYSSVFLKPVRGSLGKGILRISREEGGGYRLLSTTPMGTRKQSYPSLAKLFQSISPKMKTTRFQIQQGLPLMELGKRPVDFRALVQKNGTGKWGVTSIVARTAGSNHFVSNLARGGTLSTVKEAISKSNLPAGMKESSQVQLPRAALAIARGVETFIPAHFGELGIDLALDQSGRIWLLEVNSKPSKNDNTPLNDQKIRPSVKQMILYCRYLAGL, encoded by the coding sequence ATGTCTAAGTTCAAGATCCCGGTCCAAACGGTCCACTCGGGCATCCTGCAGGAAAACGCGATAATGCTTGGCGACAAATCAATGAAAAGGCTCAAAATACCGGCTCACGGCGTCATCCAGCTGAGCTTCGGCTCATTCAGACAGGAGGTCACTGTCATTCCGGTCCCCAAAGCAGACAGCCTGCGCGTTAGCGAAGGGCTGGCCCGCCGGCTCGGCTGGAGAGGACGTCCTTCACTGAATGCGACCTACAGCACCGGAAGCCGCACCCTGCGGCTCGGGCCGCTGATCGGAGTGCTGGTGAGCCGCGACCATCCGGACCAGCCGGACAGAGTGTTCGGACAGATCACGATGTTCTGCCGGGAGCTTACCAATGCCTGCCAAGCACAAGGTGCCTATGTATATTTCTTTACCCCGGAAGCGCTGGAGACACGCAGCTCTTCCATCCAGGGCTGGGTATACGACGAGGGCTGGCGGAAGCTGAGTCTTCCTGTCGCCGATGTAATCAACAATCGGCTTACTACGCGCAAGGTGGAGAACAAACCTAGCGTACAGCATTTTCTGGCGGATGTAAAATCCCGCTACGGAACCCATTTCTTCAATGAGAAGTTCCTTGACAAAACCGAGGTATTCGAAGCACTGGCCCAGGATGCCGCCCTGCAGCGGTATTTGCCGGAATCGCACGCCTTTAACGGTTTTGCCGTCCTCAAAAAAATGTGCAACAGCTACTCCAGCGTCTTCCTGAAGCCCGTACGCGGAAGTCTGGGCAAAGGCATCCTGCGCATCTCCAGAGAAGAAGGCGGCGGCTACCGGCTGCTGTCCACAACGCCAATGGGCACCCGCAAGCAGAGCTATCCCAGTCTGGCAAAGCTGTTCCAGTCGATCTCCCCCAAGATGAAAACCACCCGCTTCCAGATTCAGCAGGGTCTCCCTCTGATGGAGCTCGGCAAGCGGCCGGTAGATTTCCGGGCACTGGTGCAGAAGAACGGAACCGGCAAATGGGGCGTCACCTCCATTGTGGCCCGTACGGCCGGAAGCAACCATTTCGTCTCTAACCTGGCCCGGGGCGGCACGCTAAGCACCGTAAAGGAAGCCATCAGTAAAAGCAATCTCCCGGCGGGAATGAAAGAGAGCTCGCAGGTGCAGCTTCCCCGGGCGGCACTGGCAATTGCCAGAGGTGTCGAGACCTTTATCCCGGCACACTTCGGGGAGCTGGGCATTGACCTCGCCCTGGACCAGTCCGGAAGAATCTGGCTGCTTGAGGTCAACTCCAAGCCGTCTAAAAATGACAACACCCCGCTAAATGACCAGAAAATCAGACCGTCCGTTAAACAGATGATTCTATATTGCCGTTATCTGGCCGGGTTATAA
- a CDS encoding YheC/YheD family endospore coat-associated protein, whose protein sequence is MPEPVLGILTLYLNDAKQLEERSVYRRMIIEGRKLGLDVFVFTPMDVNAAKEQIHAMVFDPASGKWSRKWRSFPHMIYDRCRIQRSSRFEQLLRFRSRYNHLTFLNRPLRNKWTIHQTFSQKTRFRQHMPETLLYQSSSDLLRMLKTSPVVYVKPVNGTGGRGILRIERLKEGQSLYDIQGRRQNRQIISPRKVTLSKLEAIIRQWCAGGRFLVQQGIPLRLPGGRFHDYRMLVQKNGQGVWELTGMAGRVGAARSVTSNLHGGGHAVRAEVLLKEWLGSQEKADKAMKSAEKLGLEAAVFLEESFGTLCELALDLAIDRQGRIFVLEVNPKPAREVFARTGDAATYRTALIRPLEYALWVHKSKSAPAPAKAAEE, encoded by the coding sequence GTGCCAGAACCCGTCTTAGGCATCCTGACGCTGTATTTAAATGACGCCAAGCAGCTTGAGGAGCGCAGTGTCTACCGGAGGATGATCATCGAGGGCCGCAAGCTCGGCCTGGATGTCTTCGTATTTACCCCGATGGACGTTAACGCCGCCAAAGAACAGATACATGCCATGGTCTTTGATCCGGCGAGCGGCAAATGGTCGCGTAAATGGCGCTCTTTTCCGCATATGATCTATGACCGCTGCCGGATTCAGCGGAGCTCCCGGTTCGAGCAGCTGCTGCGCTTCCGCTCACGGTACAATCATCTGACCTTTCTGAACCGTCCGCTGCGCAACAAATGGACGATCCACCAGACCTTTTCACAAAAGACCCGCTTCCGCCAGCATATGCCCGAGACGCTGCTCTACCAGTCTTCGTCCGATCTGCTGCGGATGCTGAAAACGAGCCCGGTGGTCTATGTGAAGCCGGTTAACGGTACGGGCGGACGCGGCATTTTGCGGATCGAACGGCTCAAAGAGGGGCAAAGCCTCTATGATATTCAAGGCCGCCGCCAGAACCGGCAGATCATCTCCCCGCGCAAGGTAACGCTCTCGAAGCTGGAGGCGATTATCCGCCAGTGGTGCGCCGGCGGGCGGTTTCTCGTCCAGCAGGGCATCCCGCTGCGGCTGCCGGGCGGACGCTTCCACGACTACCGCATGCTCGTGCAGAAGAACGGGCAGGGCGTCTGGGAGCTGACCGGCATGGCCGGCCGCGTCGGCGCCGCCCGCAGCGTCACCTCGAACCTGCACGGCGGCGGGCATGCCGTCCGTGCGGAGGTGCTGCTGAAGGAGTGGCTCGGCAGCCAGGAGAAGGCCGACAAGGCCATGAAGTCGGCCGAGAAGCTCGGCCTGGAGGCGGCAGTCTTCCTGGAGGAGAGCTTCGGCACGTTATGCGAGCTGGCGCTCGACCTCGCGATCGACCGCCAGGGCCGGATCTTCGTGCTGGAGGTCAACCCCAAGCCGGCCCGCGAGGTGTTCGCCCGCACCGGCGACGCCGCCACCTACCGCACAGCGCTAATCCGCCCGCTGGAGTACGCGCTGTGGGTGCACAAGAGTAAGAGCGCGCCTGCCCCGGCTAAGGCGGCGGAGGAATAA
- a CDS encoding YheC/YheD family endospore coat-associated protein, with the protein MSLTFCNVHFTKQPQRVVYVSGELMKSLKLSGKKNIRLRLGKDAIPAMIKPIKRAGKHLFLASGVKSAIKVPKTGGVYLRNLQNDEVQLGPLVGILSDGPTSSVNPFGSRTGFIKQLLREGSNKCYIFAFTPRDIDWQKEQVNGFFLNASDKFERKLVPLPDVVYNRLPSRRAETSPYINQLRERFGRKRIPYFNWSFFNKSDVYRLLENDNAAYRYVPETVSNPSSEKMRDMLDRHHFVYYKPSAGSLGHGIYRLTYLPKKGYFARYRKGGKNVLLRFTSFDSLMRMLRSRHGQHLQNYVVQQGIRLIEIDACPIDFRFHMHKNGSNQWVVVGIGAKKAGRGSVTTHLKNGGALLTPQQALGRVFGARSDEVLQRAKTTAVKLAEALEIQHRHLLGEIGFDLGIDQDEDIWMFEANAKPGRSIFRHPSLRAEGKASVEHILEHCLYLSKFRRRDDL; encoded by the coding sequence ATGAGTCTCACTTTTTGCAACGTCCATTTTACCAAGCAGCCCCAAAGAGTTGTGTATGTGTCGGGTGAACTGATGAAAAGCCTAAAGTTATCCGGCAAAAAAAACATCCGGCTGCGGCTCGGCAAGGATGCCATTCCGGCTATGATCAAGCCGATCAAGCGGGCGGGAAAGCATCTGTTCCTGGCTTCCGGCGTAAAGAGCGCCATCAAGGTTCCCAAAACGGGCGGCGTCTATCTGCGCAATCTGCAGAATGACGAGGTGCAGCTCGGTCCGCTGGTCGGCATTCTGTCCGATGGTCCTACCTCATCCGTCAACCCCTTCGGCTCACGTACCGGGTTCATCAAGCAGCTGCTGCGCGAGGGCAGCAACAAATGCTATATCTTTGCCTTCACGCCGCGCGACATTGACTGGCAGAAGGAGCAGGTCAACGGCTTCTTCCTGAATGCCAGCGACAAATTCGAGCGCAAACTGGTCCCGCTGCCGGATGTCGTGTACAACAGGCTGCCGAGCCGCCGGGCCGAAACCTCCCCATACATCAATCAGCTCCGCGAAAGGTTCGGGCGGAAGCGGATTCCATATTTCAACTGGAGCTTCTTCAACAAATCGGATGTATACCGGCTGCTGGAGAACGACAATGCAGCCTACCGCTACGTCCCTGAGACCGTCTCTAACCCAAGCTCAGAAAAAATGCGGGATATGCTGGACCGTCATCATTTCGTATACTACAAGCCGTCTGCGGGCAGCCTGGGACACGGCATTTACCGGCTGACCTACCTGCCCAAGAAGGGCTACTTTGCCCGTTACCGTAAAGGCGGCAAAAATGTGCTGCTGCGCTTCACCAGCTTTGACAGCCTGATGCGGATGCTCCGCTCCCGCCACGGGCAGCACCTGCAGAACTATGTGGTGCAGCAGGGCATCCGCCTGATTGAAATCGACGCCTGCCCGATCGACTTCCGCTTCCATATGCATAAAAACGGCAGCAACCAGTGGGTCGTAGTCGGCATCGGAGCCAAAAAAGCCGGCCGCGGCAGTGTCACTACACATCTTAAGAACGGGGGAGCCCTGCTCACTCCACAGCAGGCGCTGGGTCGGGTGTTCGGCGCAAGATCGGATGAAGTGCTGCAGCGGGCCAAAACAACGGCTGTCAAGCTCGCTGAAGCGCTGGAAATCCAGCACCGCCATCTGCTTGGCGAGATCGGCTTTGACCTGGGCATTGACCAGGATGAAGATATCTGGATGTTCGAGGCGAATGCCAAACCGGGACGTTCCATCTTCCGCCATCCTTCCCTGCGTGCTGAGGGCAAAGCTTCCGTTGAGCATATTCTGGAGCACTGCCTGTATCTCAGCAAATTCCGCAGGAGGGATGACCTGTGA